In Rhizobium sp. EC-SD404, the genomic window GTCGAAACAACAATCGAACTGCTGGGTGGGCTCGATATCTTGGTTAACAACGCAGCCGTCGGAATGGCTGGACCGATTGTGGACATCGACCTCGATCAGTTTCAGAGGATGATGGAGGTCAATGTGCGCGGGCCGCTCGCATTTTCGAAGGCTGCCATACCGCATCTGCCGCATGGTGGGCGGATTATCTCTATCGGGTCGGGATTGGCAGATCGCGTCCCGTTCCCGGGCGTGACTGCATACGCGATGTCGAAATCGGCGTTGCTCTCCTTCACTCGAGGCCTGGCCCGAGAACTCGGACCACAGGGCATCACTGTCAATCTGGTTTCGCCTGGATCGACCGACACTGAGTCAAATCCGGCGAATGGGGAGCATGCCGCCGTTCAGCTTGGTCTTTCGCCACTCGGCCGCTTCGCGGAACCACGTGAAATCGCTGACGTTGTCGCGTTTCTTGCAAGCCCCGCAGCGGGCATGATGACGGGCAGCGTTGTTGCGGTTGACGGCGGCGCAAACGCGTAATGGGC contains:
- a CDS encoding SDR family oxidoreductase, coding for MIDLNGKRALVSGGSRGIGAAIAMALAEHGADVAITYQASPERADGIVAAIEKLGRRGFAIQADSADLHAIQQAVETTIELLGGLDILVNNAAVGMAGPIVDIDLDQFQRMMEVNVRGPLAFSKAAIPHLPHGGRIISIGSGLADRVPFPGVTAYAMSKSALLSFTRGLARELGPQGITVNLVSPGSTDTESNPANGEHAAVQLGLSPLGRFAEPREIADVVAFLASPAAGMMTGSVVAVDGGANA